The segment AACGCCGATCTTCTTGTCGTCGATGTGCTTGATGTAGCTCTTGCCACCTTTGAGCGTGTCGACCTTGGTTTGATCAACGTCGATGCCAAGACACGAAAAGCCAGCCGTGATGAATGCGTCGATTAACGGCAAACCGACATAACCAAGCCCAATTACCCCGACCAAGCTCTCGCGATCGCGAAGTGACGCCAAAAATTGGGTGCAAGAATCCGAAGCCATGGGAAAAACTGCTTTTTTATGGTGGTGAACGCTCAGATGCGCCGCTTAGTTTAGTGATTGGGGCAACAAATCAAACTGGGGGACGGGGAAGAAATGTCGGTTTAGCAACAAACCAAGCTGGACTTCAGCCAAAGAATTTGGATAGACAGAACTTTAGAAAAAATTGAAGCCGTTTGGCCCTGACTTAGGCAACTGCCTTTTTTTATGGGCGCAGATGGATGCTTGCGTCTCGAGTCTTTTGTCACCGTTTGATTGCGATATTCCATGAACAAGGCCCCCCATTGCACGGCCGATCTTCGCATCGGATCCGAAGCGTTTGGCCCCGCTTCGGTGCAATCGGCGCTCGATTCAATGGAGAGACCTGGGTCACTCGGTGCGTGTGACAAGCCATGGGCGAGGAATGCCGCCGCACGACTGCGTTCGCGCCAACAAAGCGCCGCTTATCAAGCTCCGGTGAGTTCGCAGTTCACTGAACCTTCGACGCCGCAGGTCCATCGCGTTCGTAGGGCTGGCGGTGTGACGTACCAAACCGCGTCGGCTCGCCCGCAGTGGACCGGGGCATTTGAACTGCTGCAGCGCCGGTATATGGAAGTGGGGCTCGCCAAATACGCAGAAACCCCAGACTCGCATCAACAAATGCGAGTCCTGCAATATCACTTGCAAGGTAACTCGCAGGTATTCGTTGCAACCGTAAACGACGCGGTCATCGGCACCGTGACCCTAGTGATGGATGGCCCCGAAGGCCTGCCGATTGAATCCAGCTATCCCGGTGCAATCGGCCGTCGTCGAGAGCTTTCGCGCATCGGCGAAATCACTTCGTTGGCAGTCGATCCGTCCTACGACAAACCCGGCGAGATTTTCGCCCAACTGACTCGACTGCTATGCTTCTTTGCTCGCTTTCATGAGCTAGATCACTTGGCGGCAATCGTTCACCCTCGACATGCAAAGTTCTACCAGAACGCGCTAGGCTTCAAACAAATTGGCCAAGAAATGGAATTCGCCGCCGTCGAAGGACGCCCCGGCGTTGCCGTCATCGGCGCACTCAATGTTCACGAAAACTGCCACCCTCGATACCGCAGCTACTACTGCGAAGGCGACTTTCCCACCAGCACCTTCAAGCCATTTCCGATCGATGGTGACGACCGAAAATTCTTTGCCCAGTCTTTGGCAAACGCACAATTCCCAATTAAACCGGAAACACGCTTGCGAGCGTCAAAGGCAGAATTGGATTCTGCGATGACAAACAAAGCACGCTAGCAACACAGGCCCTACAGGCCAAACATTCTGCAAAAGCGAACTTCGCGGGACGAGTCGTCGCGGAATTGTCTTGCCATAAAAGCGATTGATGAGCTAGTTTTCGTCAGCGACTAGCCGCGATCCGCTCATACAAGCAAGAAACCAATCATCGTGACGTCCCAATCAAATCTTCATCCCGTTTCGTCTTCATTCGATTCGGTACCGGTTACCAGCTTCCAAGGAAGCGAACCGTCGAATCTTACGCGTGCGATCGCTTCGTGGACTCAATTGATCGACGCCGATCGCGTTGTGGTCGAACGAAATGAAGTCGACGAGCATGGAAAAAACGCCATCGGCTCGACTCACCGTGCCAGTGTGATCTTGAGGCCAAGTTCAAGTTCACAGATTGCTGACATCATGTTGATCGCGCTCGAAAACCGCGTGGTGATTTACCCGATAAGCACAGGACGAAACTGGGGATACGGCGCGGCCAGCCCCTGTGGCAACGGCGAGGCGGTCCTCGAACTCTCTGACTTGACAACCATTCGCGTTATCGACGAAACACTCGGAATCGTTGAAGTCGAGCCCGGCGTGACTCAGCAGATGCTGTATCGCTACCTGCAGGATCGCAATCTTGACCTCCTAGTTCCAGTCCACGGGGGCGGACCGGACTGCTCGATTCTTGGCAACGCACTTGAACGCGGTTACGGACTTACACCAACCACTGATCACTTCCAGGCACTGACGTCGCTAGAGGCCGTACTTCCGGATGGCACTCTCTATCGATCGGGACTTCACAGCCTTGGTGCCGACTTGATTGGCAGTGCTCACCGATGGGGCATCGGCCCGTATCTTGACGGAATGTTCAGCCAGGGTAATTTCGGAATTGTCACCAAAGCCGTCTTCACACTGCGGCGACGAGCCCAACACACCGAAGCATTTTTCCTGCAAATCGCCGACGATAAGTCACTCGGCGACATTGTTGAATCGCTCCGCGAAATGCTCTCCGGCCTCGGCGCGATCGTAGCTGGCGTCAATTTGATGAACGATCGGCGAGTGCTATCAATGTCTCGCCCCTACCCTAACGACCAAGTCGATAGCGAAGGGATCATGTCGCAAGAACTCTGCAACGAACTCGCTCGCGGTGCTAGCGTCACGGCATGGACGGCGGCAGGGATTATCCACTGCCCAACATCAATGATCCGGTCGGTCCGACGCGAGCTAAAGCGAATGTTGCCCGCATCAAGTTCACGCCCGATGTTCTTTAACCGAGGACGCTTGGCGACCGTCAAAAAGCTTGCTCGGCTACTGCCAGCCAAGCATCAAGTCGTCGCGAAACAAGTTGACTCGATCGACGCCCTACTAGATCTCGCTGACGGAGTCCCACGACGAGTTGCGCTGCCTCTGGCCTATTGGCTGAAAGGCGATACGCTACCAGACGAATCAGAAATCAACCCAGCCAGAAACGGCTGTGGATTGATCTGGTACAGCCCTCTCGTGCCGATGCGACAAGTCGACGTCCAGTCTTACATCGACATGGTCCGAACAGTGTGTACCAAGCACGGGATCGAACCACTAATCACGCTGACCAGCCTATCCGAAAGGCTGTTCGACTCGACCGTCCCGATCCTTTATCGTACGGACCAGGAAGGAGCCGCTGACCGTGCTCACGCTTGCTACGGCGATCTAGTGGAAGAGGGTAGCAAGCTAGGGTGTCTTCCCTATCGACTTAGTACCCGATCGATGGACATGCTGCATCGCGGCAGCGGACAGCATCAGTCGCTGGTCCGCAAGCTAAAGGATGCGATCGACCCATTTGGACTGATTGCGCCAGGGCGTTACTCGCCCGATCCTCAGTCGAACTGAGCAAGTCGCTGGCAAGAGCTGACCGCTAAGACTTGCGTTATTTCTGACTCGCACATGCACGTCGGCTTCGCTGAGGATTTCGGCGACTCGGTCGATGCGATCAGCCTCGCCGCGTTAGCGCCGGTCTCGTCTCCAACGAACCGGGCTGACGCCCAGGCCGCTGGCCTTAACGGATCCTAACGGCACTGAAACCGCAAGCCGTCGGCGATTCTCGCGCACAAGGACCGAGCCAACCTACAAAAAAAGGGCTTGCAACTTACGTTGCAAACCCTTTTCAATTATTCGATCCGACCTAATTGGTCAGGGAACAAACTAAGCCTTCTTAACAGCCTTGCGACGGCGGTTCATTACTAAACCAGCAACGCCCATCGCACCAAAGATGCAAATCGAGCTTGGTTCTGGAACTGCACTGAAACCAGCGATCGACGTTTGAGTCGCAGTCAAACCGTAAGTGCGGTTTTCCAGAATATTGAACGACTGAGTCGTAAACGACGTCAGGCCGCTTTCCTGACGGCCCATGCCGACCTGTACCAAATTGAAGTTAGCTGGCGGAACCAAAATAACATTCAAGTTGTTTGCACCGAAACCGCTAACGCCGAACGTCAACTCAGTTTCGCCACGACCGTTCCCTAAAGGCAGGGTCGGGTCAAGATTGTTAGGAGCCACAACAGGGCGCGAAACATCGACAAACGCTTGAACGTCAAACAAAGCCTTGACACCATTCAAGTTTCTCGCTGCCGTAAAGCTGCTGTTACTGGTGATACTAGCAAGGGCTTCGTTCACGGCACCGGTGAAGGTGTCGGGCAGGTTCAGACCGGCAATCGTTGTACCAGTAACACCAGGAAGGGTCAGCACGTTTCCGGTCGAGGTCGCAGTTGCACTGCCGTAAACACTGCCTGGAACTTGACTGGGGTTAACGCTGATCGTTGGCGGCGACGGAGTCAGTTGATAGTCAACGCCCGCTTGCAGCAAAGTGCCGTCTGAACGCACGAGTCGCAAGTTGGTAACTACCAACGACGATTGGACGATTACGCCAGCCTGTGCGGCAGTCGCGATAGCCATCAAGGCCAAAACAGATAGAACGCGTTTCATATTAGGTTTCCTAAGTAATTTTGTAGAGTTTGAAATTCATTTTCGATCACGAATTTCAAACGCTACGAAGGTCTTAGCAAACCTCTTCGGTGGGGATCACGTGGCGAACGCTCAGTTAACGCCACTAAATCAGCAACGGGCAAATCAACGCAAAACGTCCACCCGACCAAGGCAGCTGGCTGTGCGGCACTGTTTTGGTTTGCCGGTGCACAGATGGCGAGATCAAAATCACCCCCCTCTACTACTCGCGGCAGTTGTTCTGGTGCTGATGGAACAAACCCATCCAACGCCTCGACGTCCCCCCGGACTTTGTCCGGCGATTGCGTCAAAATGCCAGCCTCAGCGGACGCGAGTCCAACCGTGCAAAGCATCGCGGCAAGGATGAATATTCGGAACATGAGGAAAATCTACCAACCTGGTGGGCGGAAGCCAAGGCCAGCATCGCCCTAATCACGGCTGAATCCGAACGAAAGATGCACGTTCGTGCACCAATTGGCTACCGTCAACACAATGGACACCTGGCTACCATCGACTTAAACGCCATTCCAACTTCACCAAATGCCGTGACCCGCCCAAGAATCCGTGAAAATCATGTTGTTGCCCGAATCGAGCTCACGTTCTGCAAACTTCAAGTTCCAGTCGCCAGCCGGCGACAATCGAACGCAGCCTGAACTTCGCTAGCTATCGCCAGCCAGTTCCGTTCTCGTTCGATCGTTTGCCTAGCTTGATTGCCGATCGCTCGCGCAAATGAAGGGTCTCGAGCAAGTCGCTCGATCGCTGCGGTCAAAGATCCAGCATCCCCGGGCCGAAAAAGCAAACCATCTTCTCCGTCCGCGATCAGGTCCCGGATATTTGGCGTGTCGGCCGCAACCGTTGGGATCCCCATCGCCATGGACTCAAGAATCTTCATTGGCGACGCGTAAAACGTCGCCTTGGGACTAACGGCGATATCGATCGCAGCCAAATAGTCATGCATTTGATCGTGAGGCACACGGCCGGTGAAGGTCACGCGATCTTGAAGCCCCTTCGCTGCCACTTGATCGGCCAAATCTTGTTGGATTGGACCGTCTCCGACAATCAACAGGTGCGGCAAGACTGGCAAGTCAATCTGCCCAAAGGCATCGATCAACAAATCGACTCCGTGCCATCGCCGCAGAATGCCAATGAAGCCAATCACTGTACAATCGCCAAGCTGATATCGCGTGCGAACGATGTCGCCTGATCGATCAGGATCAAACTGAACGGGATCAGCACCATTGGGAAGCACCAAAACTCGATCCGACTCGACACCCCGCTCTTCAACCAAGAACGACTTTAGCG is part of the Rubripirellula reticaptiva genome and harbors:
- a CDS encoding glycosyltransferase family 4 protein yields the protein MRILYHHRTLGDGAEGVHVAAMIAAFRQLGHQVRVVALAGDPIAGGDACAASGSPTGSVEAYQSGASIKVSSRARKRLSMLASLLPGVAYELAELAYNLPAKWRLKRAVRSFRPDMIYDRYNSFSSAAVDVGKATQTPVFLEVNAPVALERTMPGENRPLRLNRLAKHYERHICQSADRVIVVSTPLKSFLVEERGVESDRVLVLPNGADPVQFDPDRSGDIVRTRYQLGDCTVIGFIGILRRWHGVDLLIDAFGQIDLPVLPHLLIVGDGPIQQDLADQVAAKGLQDRVTFTGRVPHDQMHDYLAAIDIAVSPKATFYASPMKILESMAMGIPTVAADTPNIRDLIADGEDGLLFRPGDAGSLTAAIERLARDPSFARAIGNQARQTIERERNWLAIASEVQAAFDCRRLATGT
- a CDS encoding PEP-CTERM sorting domain-containing protein; this encodes MKRVLSVLALMAIATAAQAGVIVQSSLVVTNLRLVRSDGTLLQAGVDYQLTPSPPTISVNPSQVPGSVYGSATATSTGNVLTLPGVTGTTIAGLNLPDTFTGAVNEALASITSNSSFTAARNLNGVKALFDVQAFVDVSRPVVAPNNLDPTLPLGNGRGETELTFGVSGFGANNLNVILVPPANFNLVQVGMGRQESGLTSFTTQSFNILENRTYGLTATQTSIAGFSAVPEPSSICIFGAMGVAGLVMNRRRKAVKKA
- a CDS encoding N-acyl amino acid synthase FeeM domain-containing protein, producing the protein MNKAPHCTADLRIGSEAFGPASVQSALDSMERPGSLGACDKPWARNAAARLRSRQQSAAYQAPVSSQFTEPSTPQVHRVRRAGGVTYQTASARPQWTGAFELLQRRYMEVGLAKYAETPDSHQQMRVLQYHLQGNSQVFVATVNDAVIGTVTLVMDGPEGLPIESSYPGAIGRRRELSRIGEITSLAVDPSYDKPGEIFAQLTRLLCFFARFHELDHLAAIVHPRHAKFYQNALGFKQIGQEMEFAAVEGRPGVAVIGALNVHENCHPRYRSYYCEGDFPTSTFKPFPIDGDDRKFFAQSLANAQFPIKPETRLRASKAELDSAMTNKAR
- a CDS encoding FAD-binding oxidoreductase, producing MTSQSNLHPVSSSFDSVPVTSFQGSEPSNLTRAIASWTQLIDADRVVVERNEVDEHGKNAIGSTHRASVILRPSSSSQIADIMLIALENRVVIYPISTGRNWGYGAASPCGNGEAVLELSDLTTIRVIDETLGIVEVEPGVTQQMLYRYLQDRNLDLLVPVHGGGPDCSILGNALERGYGLTPTTDHFQALTSLEAVLPDGTLYRSGLHSLGADLIGSAHRWGIGPYLDGMFSQGNFGIVTKAVFTLRRRAQHTEAFFLQIADDKSLGDIVESLREMLSGLGAIVAGVNLMNDRRVLSMSRPYPNDQVDSEGIMSQELCNELARGASVTAWTAAGIIHCPTSMIRSVRRELKRMLPASSSRPMFFNRGRLATVKKLARLLPAKHQVVAKQVDSIDALLDLADGVPRRVALPLAYWLKGDTLPDESEINPARNGCGLIWYSPLVPMRQVDVQSYIDMVRTVCTKHGIEPLITLTSLSERLFDSTVPILYRTDQEGAADRAHACYGDLVEEGSKLGCLPYRLSTRSMDMLHRGSGQHQSLVRKLKDAIDPFGLIAPGRYSPDPQSN